The genomic window AAACACCGCTGCCGCGGCCGAGCTTCATCTGCGCGCCGCGCACCGCCGAGCCGAGGATATACATGGAGGCGGCAAGATTATCCCAGACGTCGTAGGTCATCTTGCCGATCGGCGCGAAAATGCGCGCGACGAGCGAGACTTTTTCCTTCTGCTCCGGCTCCGCTTTGGCCGGCTCTTCGGAAAACATCTCGAGCATTTCGTCGATATGCGGATTGGTGCCTTCGAAGCGGATCGTGCGCCCGGCCGCCTCCTGTTCCTTCTTCAAACGGCACAGAAGCCAGATTCCGGCAGTGTCGATGTCTGATAGATTAGAGAGATCGACCGTCAAATCGCCGGCCTTCTCGTGCACAAGCTTTTCGAGATCGCGCAGCACGAAATGCACATAAGCGCTGCGCCAGTTGCCGCTAAGACGCACGCGCTGCCCCGAACCATCGGCATGGTCGTCCACTTCAAGCGAGGCGGCGTTGCGATTCTCGGCGTTCAAGATACTTATGTCTCTCAGGGCTTACAGTGACATGCCGAATCGCGAAAACGATCGTTCATCGTCCGGCGCGTCAATATACAGAAGCAACGTCCAATTTCCATGCTCGCAGGATAGCAATAATGCCGCGCATTCTCGATATCCAGATGAATTCCTTTCCCATTGCCGGGACCTTCACCATCTCGCGCGGGGCAAAGACCGAAGCTGAGGTCATCACCTGCACACTCACTGAGGAAGGGGCGCATGGACGTGGCGAATGCGTGCCCTACCGCCGTTACGGCGAGACGATGGAGAGCGTCTTCGCCCAGATCGAGGCCGCGCGCCCGCTTGTTGAAGCCGGCATCTCGCGCGATGACCTATTGTCGGCGATGCCGCCGGGTGCCGCCCGCAACGCCGTCGATTGCGCCCTCTGGGATCTCGAAGCGAAACGGACGGGCCGGAGCGTCGCCGCCCGCCTCGGCCTCGGCGCTCTGAAGCCGCTGACCACCGCTTACACCATCTCGCTCGGCGAGCCGGAAGTGATGGCCGCGCAGGCCCGCGAACATGCCGGTCGTGCGTTGCTCAAGGTCAAGGTCGGAACCGGCGACGATGAAAGCCGCATCCGCGCCGTCCGCGCGGCCGCACCCGATGCCGCCATCATCCTCGACGCCAATGAGGGCTGGCCGGAGGCGGTGCTGGAGCGTCACCTTGACATCGCGGCGCAGGCGGGCGTCGCCCTTGTCGAGCAGCCGCTGCCGGCAGGCCGCGATGGGCTGCTTGCTGAAATCCGGCGGCCTCTCCTCGTCTGCGCCGACGAAAGCGTCCATCACGCCGGCGATCTCGCAAGCCTTGCCGACCGCTACGACGCGATCAACATCAAGCTCGACAAGACGGGTGGCCTGTCCGAGGCCCTGGCGATGAAGACAGAGGCCGAGCGCCTCGGTTTTTCCATCATGATCGGCTGCATGGTCGGCACTTCGCTCGCCATGGCGCCGGCCGTCCTGCTCGCCCAGAATGCCGATTTCGTCGATCTCGATGGTCCGCTGCTGCTTGCCCGCGATCGCGAACCCGGACTGCGCTACGCCGCTTCCCTGGTTTTTCCGCCTGAAAGCATCCTCTGGGGCTGAAGGTAATAAGCTGAAATGACGAGACCGAGACCGGAAAGCGCAACCAGCGCCATGACGTAATAGCTGACAACGCCGAGCCAGGCGTAGAGATAGCCCGACGCGATGGTCATCAGGCCCATTGCCATGCCGACATAGAAGAAATAGGCGCCTTGCGCCGAGGATTCCTTCGTCTCCTGCACCGTCGCCACGATCCGCCGCTGCACGCCCGTATGCACGAAGGCATAGGTGAAGCCGTGGAAGCATTGCAGCAGGAAGAATCCGGCAAAGCCCGTATTCATCGGAAACAGGATCCAGCGGCAGACGCTCACGGCGCAGCCGAAGCGAATCAGCGTCCAGGCGTCGAAGCGCCGGTTGAGCCGCTTCGACAGGAAGAATACCGTCACCTCCGAAGCGACGCCTGCGCTCCAGAGGAGGCCGACCTCAGTGCCGGAAAAGCCGAGCTGGTGCCAATAGATCGAGGAAAAGGCATTAAGCACGGCATGGCTCGATTGCTGGATGGCGACGCCGATCAAAAGCAGCAGCAAGTGCGGCTCTCGCAGACCGCTGCCGGTGGCGGCGGGAAGATCGATCGGTTGGCCGCGCCGCCGCGTCGGCCCGATGCGCGGACAGAAGATCGCCATGACGACAGTCATGCTGAAGCCGAACACCATGACGGCAAGTACCATCCCGCCGCCCCACCGGCTGATCAGCTGGCCGCCGGCGAGCGTCGAGACGATGAAGGCGATCGAGCCCCACACGCGCATCGATCCGTAATCGAGCCCCCAGCGGCGCACGCCCGAAATGACGATCGATTCGACGACGGGCACATAAGGCGCGAAGGCGGCGCCCTGCAGCGCGAAGACGATCGTCACGGGCCAGAAGCTGGTCGTCCAGTAGAGCGCGATCGCCGTCAGCAGAGACACGCCTCCCGACCAGAGCAATACGTCCGCGCGCTCCTTGAGGCGGTCGGCAATCATGGCGACCACGGGCGCCACCAGCACGCGCACCACCATGGGTATGGCAAGGATGATGCCGATCTCATGATCACTGAAGCTATGGGTTTCGAGCCAGACGGGGAAAAACGGCAGGACGACGCCGTTGACCAGCAGCGGCGCGCAATAGGAAAGCGCGCTGAGCAGCCGGAAGCGCGGCGGCGCTCCCTCACCCGGGGTATGTTGAGCGGGAATCATAGGTGAACCTGAAGGAAACTTGGCGTTGTCCTAACACACCACCTGAGGAGCGACTATTGCTAGAAATAGCCGTCCTGAAACGTTTTAGAAAATAAATAGGGCCTGTCACCTCACGGTAACGGCTAAATTCCTGGAGTGCCGCCGCGGATGCGCCGGCGCCGAAATCAAGCAGCCTGAGGGGCCAGTTCGCCCTCGTCATGCATTTCGATGGCGGCAAGCGCCGGCACGGCGCTGGCAAGCGCGCGCCAGGTGATCAGTTCGAACGTGCCGTCCTCATGCTCGGCCACAGCCGTGCAGCTTTCCACCCAGTCGCCTGTGTTGATGTAGCGGATGCCTTCCATGTCCTGGATGACGGCATGGTGGATATGGCCGCAGATCACGCCGTCGGCGCCGCTCTTGCGGGCCTCTTCGGCGACCACGCGCTCGAACTCGCCGATGAAATTGACGGCATGCTTGACCTGCAGCTTGGCCCAGGCCGAGAACGACCAGTAGGGCATGCCGAGACGGCGGCGGACGGCCGCGAGCAGAAGGTTGATGCGGATCGCCGTGTCATAGGCCCAGTCGCCGAGATAGGCGAGCAGCCGGGCGTTACGGACGACGACGTCGAATTCGTCGCCATGCAGGATCAGATATTTCTTGCCGTCGGCGCCATCATGCATCATGCGCTCGACGACCTCGATGCCGCCGAAATGCATGCCGGGGAAATCGCGCAGGAATTCATCGTGATTGCCGGGGATGTAGACGACGCGCGTGCCCTTGCGCGCCTTGCGCAGCAGCTTCTGGACGACGTCGTTGCAGACCTGCGGCCAATACCAGCTGCGCTTCAGGCGCCAGCCGTCGACGATATCGCCCACAAGCACGATCGTATCGGCGTCATGGTAGCGCAGGAAATCCAGCAGGAAGTCGGCCTTCGCGGCCTTCGAGCCGAGATGGACATCGGAAATGAAGAGCGTGCGGAAATGTCTGGGTTCCATCATGTCTGTCACGAGCAGCTGCTCATGTCCCATCTTTCATCTAGCCTTCCAAAACCAGACTCGTGTTTCAGGAAGATGACAAGGTGGGGAAAAGCCCTGCAAACCCGCTCATTCCGTCCGGATGGCAAATGCCGATCCCGTCGGTCGAGAAGCTCGCAATACCAGAACCGGGAATCCCAGTTATCTTATTTTCGCGCCGCGAGACTCAAGATCTTTCCCGCATACCGAGAATCAAATTAACAGCAGCTGCCGATCGAGGCATAACCTGGGGGATTTGATGATGCGCGCCCGCACCGCGACGATAATGATTTCTGTTGCACTGCTTGCCGGCTGTGCTCCGACGCAGCAGGACTATGATGCGATCGTCACGCTGCTGCAGGGCAGTGCAAGAGCGAGAAATCAGTTCGTCAACGACTGTTCGAAGGGTTTCGATGCGAATGAGCGCCGTAACGCCGGGATCGTGATAAACGTCTCGGACAAGGACGCTCCGAGGATCGCCTGCCAGCGATATCTTGCGGCCGCGCTCTCCGGTCGCGCCACGTATCAGGATCTGCTCGACATCAAGGCGCACCGGTTTACGCCAAAGCTCATCAAGATCTTTCAGGGTCGCTGATAGCGGAAGGGATTGGGGCAAGCGGAAAGCAGGCGCTTCGCCTCCATCCTGACCGGAATGTTGCCCTGTGGATTGAGCGCGTCCATGATGACGGCGATTCCAGATCCAACAAGGCGGGACGGCTGATGCGTCTCTTTCTCGTGCGCCACGGCGAATCCCTCGGCAACCTCAACGAACGGGCCTATCGCCAATTCGGCGACCACAACGTGCCCCTGACACAATGGGGCTATCGCCAGGCGGCCGAAGC from Rhizobium sp. Pop5 includes these protein-coding regions:
- the dgcA gene encoding N-acetyl-D-Glu racemase DgcA codes for the protein MPRILDIQMNSFPIAGTFTISRGAKTEAEVITCTLTEEGAHGRGECVPYRRYGETMESVFAQIEAARPLVEAGISRDDLLSAMPPGAARNAVDCALWDLEAKRTGRSVAARLGLGALKPLTTAYTISLGEPEVMAAQAREHAGRALLKVKVGTGDDESRIRAVRAAAPDAAIILDANEGWPEAVLERHLDIAAQAGVALVEQPLPAGRDGLLAEIRRPLLVCADESVHHAGDLASLADRYDAINIKLDKTGGLSEALAMKTEAERLGFSIMIGCMVGTSLAMAPAVLLAQNADFVDLDGPLLLARDREPGLRYAASLVFPPESILWG
- a CDS encoding MFS transporter — its product is MIPAQHTPGEGAPPRFRLLSALSYCAPLLVNGVVLPFFPVWLETHSFSDHEIGIILAIPMVVRVLVAPVVAMIADRLKERADVLLWSGGVSLLTAIALYWTTSFWPVTIVFALQGAAFAPYVPVVESIVISGVRRWGLDYGSMRVWGSIAFIVSTLAGGQLISRWGGGMVLAVMVFGFSMTVVMAIFCPRIGPTRRRGQPIDLPAATGSGLREPHLLLLLIGVAIQQSSHAVLNAFSSIYWHQLGFSGTEVGLLWSAGVASEVTVFFLSKRLNRRFDAWTLIRFGCAVSVCRWILFPMNTGFAGFFLLQCFHGFTYAFVHTGVQRRIVATVQETKESSAQGAYFFYVGMAMGLMTIASGYLYAWLGVVSYYVMALVALSGLGLVISAYYLQPQRMLSGGKTREAA
- a CDS encoding UDP-2,3-diacylglucosamine diphosphatase — protein: MGHEQLLVTDMMEPRHFRTLFISDVHLGSKAAKADFLLDFLRYHDADTIVLVGDIVDGWRLKRSWYWPQVCNDVVQKLLRKARKGTRVVYIPGNHDEFLRDFPGMHFGGIEVVERMMHDGADGKKYLILHGDEFDVVVRNARLLAYLGDWAYDTAIRINLLLAAVRRRLGMPYWSFSAWAKLQVKHAVNFIGEFERVVAEEARKSGADGVICGHIHHAVIQDMEGIRYINTGDWVESCTAVAEHEDGTFELITWRALASAVPALAAIEMHDEGELAPQAA